ttatgaaggccttggccctgtggctggccctgcagaggaactggctggcccctgggtgagacgggagggtggactggagggaccctccctggcctgacccagcagggctcttctgagggtcttctcaggggaaggcctcagcctctctgccctgtggctggccctgcagaggaattggctggcccctgggtgagacgggaggctggactggagggaccctccctggcctgacccagcagggctcttctgagggtcttctcaggggaaggcctcggcctctctgccctgtggctggccctgcagaggaactggctggcccctgggtgagacgggaggctggactggagggaccctccctggcccgacccagcagggctcttctgagggtcttctcaggggaaggcctcggcctccctgccctgtggctggccctgcagaggaactggctggcccctgggtgagacgggaggctggactggagggaccctccctggtctgacccagcagggctcttctgagggtcttctcaggggaaggcctcggcctccctgccctgtggctggcgctgcagaggaactggctggcccctgggtgagacgggaggctggactggagggaccctccctggcctgacccagcagggctcttctgagggtcttctcaggggaaagcctcggcctctctgccctgtggctggccctgcagaggaactggctgacccctgggggagacgggaggctggactggagggaccctccctggcctgacccagcaggggtcttttgagggtcttctcaggggaaagcctcggcctctctgccctgtggctggccctgcagaggaactggctggcccctgggggagacgggaggctggactggagggaccctccctggcctgacccagcagggctcttctgagggtcttctcaggggaaggcctcggcctctctgccctgtggctggccctgcagaggacctggctggcccctgggtgagacgggaggctggactggagggaccctccctggcctgacccagcagggctcttctgagggtcttctcaggggaaggcctcggcctctctgccctgtggctggccctgcagaggaactggctggcccctgggagagacgggaggctggactggagggaccctccctggcctgacacagcagggctcttctgagggtattctcaggggaagccctcggcctctctgccctgtggctggccctgcagaggaactggctggcccctgggtgagacgggaggctggactggagggaccctccctggcctgacccagcagggctcttctgagggtcttctcaggggaaggcctcggcctccctgccctgtggctggccctgcagaggaactggctggcccctgggtgagacgggaggctggactggagggaccctccctggcctgacccagcagggctcttctgagggtcttctcaggggaaggcctcggcctctctgccctgtggctggccctgcagaggaactggctggcccctgggtgagacgggaggctggactggagggaccctccctggcctgacccagcagggctcttctgagggtcttctcaggggaaggcctcggcctctctgccctgtggctggccctgcagaggaactggctggcccctgggtgagacgggaggctggactggagggaccctccctggcctgacccagcagggctcttctgagggtcttctcgggggaaggcctcagcctctttgccctgtggctggccctgcagaggaactggctggcccctgggtgagacgggaggctggactggagggaccctccctggcctgacccagcagggctcttctgatactcttatgaaggccttggccctgtggctggccctgcagaggaactggctggccccttcgtgagaagggaggctggactggagggaccctccctggcctgacccagcagggctcttctgagggtcttctcaggggaaggcctcggcctccctgccctgtggctggccctgcagaggaactggctggcccctgggtgagacacgaggctggactgtagggaccctccatggcctgacccagcagggctcttctgagggtcttctcaggggaaggcctcggcctctctgccctgtggctggccctgcagaggaactggctggcccctgggtgagacacgaggctggactgtagggaccctccatggcctgacccagcagggctcttctgagggtcttctcaggggaaggcctcggcctctctgccctgtggctggccctgcagaggaactggctggcccctgggtgagacaggaggctggactggagggaccctccctggcctgacccagcagggctcttctgagggtcttctcgggggaaggcctcagcctctctgccctgtggctggccctgcagaggaactggctggcccctgggtgagacgggaggctggactggagggaccctccctggcctgacccagcagggctcttctgatactcttatgaaggccttggccctgtggctggccctgcagaggaactggctggccccttcgtgagaagggaggctggactggagggaccctccctggcctgacccagcagggctcttctgagggtcttctcaggggaaggcctcggcctccctgccctgtggctggccctgcagaggaactggctggcccctgggtgagacacgaggctggactgtagggaccctccatggcctgacccagcagggctcttctgagggtcttctcaggggaaggcctcggcctctctgccctgtggctggccctgcagaggaactggctggcccctgggtgagacacgaggctggactgtagggaccctccatggcctgacccagcagggctcttctgagggtcttctcaggggaaggcctcggcctctctgccctgtggctggccctgcagaggaactggctggcccctgggtgagacaggaggctggactggagggaccctccctggcctgacccagcagggctcttctgagggtcttcttaggggaaggcctcggcctctctgccctgtggctggccctgcagaggaactggctggcccctgggtgagacgggaggctggactggagagacccaccctgtctgacccagcagggctcttctgagggtcttctcaggggaaggcctcggcctctctgccctgtggctggccctgcagaggaactggctggcccctgggtgagacgggaggctggactggagggaccctccctggcctgacccagcagggctcttctgagggtcttctcaggggaaggcctcggcctctctgccctgtggctggccctgcagaggaactggctggcccctgggggagacacgaggctggactgtagggaccctccatggcctgacccagcagggctcttctgagggtcttctcaggggaaggcctcggcctctctgccctgtggctggccctgcagaggaactggctggcccctgggtgagacgggaggctggactggagggaccctccctggcctgacccagcagggctcttctgagggtcttctcaggggaaggcctcggcctctctgccctgtggctggccctgcagaggaactggctggcccctgggtgagacgggaggctggactggagggaccctccctggcctgacccagcagggctcttctgagggtcttctcaggggaaggcctcggcctctctgccctgtggctggccctgcagaggaactggctggcccctgggtgagacgggaggctggactggagggaccctccctggcctgacccagcagggctcttctgaggggcttctcaggggaaggcctcggcctctctgccctgtggctggccctgcagaggaactggctggcccctgggtgagacacgaggctggactggagggaccctccatggcctgacccagcagagcaACAGAGTCAAAAAGGAGTCAAAAGGGAAGGCCGGCCAGGCCACACTCACTTCTGCATGAACTCCAGGACCCGTTCGGTGGTGGCTCGAGCCACAGACTGGATTTCAGGCACCCCTTGGCAGTGGTAAGAGTTACCGCAGTGGGCATAGACTCCTGCTAACTCCGTAGGTTCCTCTGCAATCGCCCGGGCCAGTTTGAGGGCAGCTGGGTCCGTGTGCCTTAAGCCAGCTGGAAATACCAGATTGAGAAACAGAATCAGTGCCAAGTACGGGAAACAGCCCAGCCCATGTCTGAAGGGGCACACCGCCATCTGGTGGCAGCTGTAGGCATAACTCTAGCTGGATGAGCTAGAGTCAAGTTCGGGGCACCTACTTCGGAGACTGGACTCTCAAAAACTTATAACTCCCCAAATCTGGTTGGCCGCTAAGGTGATCCTGCCATGGCAGACCACCCAGAGGAACAGTCTGACCcttgtatgaaacaggatgctggacggaGGGACCCCCACTGGTGTTTtcctgcaggactcttctgaggttcttatcaaGGGAAGGGCTCAGCCTCTACACCCTGTTACTGAAGCTCCagaagagctggttggccactctttgagacaggatgctggactagagggacacccactggtctgatctagaaaggctcttctgaggttcttctcaagggaaggcctcagcctctgagccctgctgttgtccctccagaggaactggttggctgctgtgtgaggcaggatgctggatgcatggaccctccctggtccgatccagcagggctcttgttctGTCCTTATCAagggttggccctccagaggaaggctgagagaggAGACAAGGGCCAGAGAGTCCCAAaatggtccgatccagcagggctcttccgatgttcttacCCCGTCCGTTCTCACAGTCAATCTTCAGCCACACCTTCCAGCGCTTCCCCCCGGGCAACGGCCTCCTCTTGAGCAAGGTCAAGGCTTCGTGGCTGTCCACCAGCACGTGGAAGCTCTCCAGGCGCTCCGCCAAGGCCGCGCACTCCCCCACTTTGTCGAAGGGCAGCGGGTAGGCATAGAGGATGTCGTCAAATCCGCCGTCGGCGAAGAAGCGGGCCTCGGCTAGGGTGGAGACCACGATCCTTCGCCGCGAGCCCCCCGTCATGAGGTCTCCACCCTCCCTGGGAAGGAGCAAGACGCATATTTATCAGCTGGGAtaccaacctctaggtgaggcCTGGCGATCTCCTGGGGTCACAAGGGGTCTTCAGAGGACCGacgtcagttcccctagagcaggtgtagtcaacctgtggtcctccagatgttcatggactacaattcccaggagcccctgccagcattagctggcaggggctcatgggaattgtagtcgatggacatctggaggaccacaggttgactacccctgcccgagagaaaatggcagcttggaagACGCAGGGGTGACCAAAGGGTGGCTCTCaaaatgtccatagactacaattaccagctggcaggggctcatgggaattgtagtccatggacatctggggagccaccctttggccactcctgctttatAACATCATACCCAATTGAGGGAGGTTCTTCTCCTTCCCcaaccccaccttctccaggctggccccccacccctgcccaccctccAGGAATCCCTCAACCTGCGAAGCCTAAATTTGATTAGCTCAGTACGTGGCCCTGGGTGACATACAGGGATGATCCTGCACTGCcttgctgggttgttgtgagcagaCTGTGGCGACATCGACTTATTCCTAAAGTTAACCCTATAAAAATGAAGAGCTTTGACTTGTTTCCAAGTTAACCAGGGATCTTTCCAAAATGAACATTTCCTTATGCTTCTATACGGGaaataagaatgtaagaaaaccagaagaaccctgcaggatcaggccagtgagggtccctccagtccagcatcctgtctcactcactcagtggccagccagttcccttggagagccaAGCTGCAAGAAGTTACTCCAGGGGCGGGTGTGAGCTCAGTCCGGTCTCCCCCCATAACCAGCCAGCTCAAAAACAGCAGGCATGGCTTAAGAATGCAACGCCTGTCTTTGTAGGCTGGCCAGGGGCAtctgctaaggttgccaactctagactTTGAACTCCCTggagccctgggggtggagcctgtggccagtgaggaggggagagaccacCGTGGGCTCTGAGGTCATGCccaccctccaagcagccctttcctctgcGGGAACAGACTTCTGTTACCTGGAGGCCAGTTACACTCCAGGGTGGGTGGCAGGGGGAGACCTGACCTGACCTGAGCTCAGGGAGGGAAGGGCCCAGCGGAGAGGGGAGCCGGAAGGAAGCCACTCACAGGGTCTTGTGGGTTTTCATGTGCGGCCTCATGTTCACCCCCAGGGCCCGAAAACGCTGCACCATCTCCTGGGCGTTCTTCTTCACCACGTCGAGGTCTACAGTGAATGCCGGAGTCGGCAGGTCCTCCACACGCTGTCCCACTTGCATctaggggaggagaaagaagagggagggggcccttttaGAGGGAGGCAACCCTCAGACTAACGAGGCCCCTggcagcatccccccctcccctaggaAATGGCCGTTTCAGGTCACACTAGGGATCCTGGAGAATGTTAGTCTTCCTgcgggcatagagcagggggcaCGGCGGGAATCTGGTGTGTGTGCgtggtggttgtgaatttcctgcatggtgcagggggtcaGGCTAGATGACCTTTGGggtccccttccagctctctgtttcTATACATCTATGACATATCGCGGAGTCTAGGTGAACTCCCTCCCCACGTGTCCTCTTTGACAGGCGCTGCAAATCCCTAGACAAGCCACCCTGGAGGGTGGGTCAAACTGCATGCCCCCCAAGCAAACAAACGAACACAGAGCcaggcgtcccccccccccccgggtcaagcAATGGGCCACCGTGGCGCGGTCCGCTCGGCCCTGGGCTCTGGGGGACAAACCTTCCCACCTCTCCGCTCTCCTCTGGCAATCCCCACGGCAAAGCAAGGCAAGGCGGCCCGCCTCCGCGCAAAGTCCAGCTGGGAAGAGGCGCCCAGGGCCCagcgccaggcaggcaggcaggcaggcgggggcCAAGTGCACCAGAGCAGCCAGGACACGTGTCGCCGACTGTATCGGGGGAAGCGCGCATGCACACGAAGGCTCAGCCCGGAGGGAGACTTTGCAGCGTGCAATTCTGTCCAGAATGCAATTCCGTCACATGCACGGGAGAACCTTTTTTGCCCGGAGTAAGAGGGCGTTCGTCTTAAAGGGGCCGCCGCACTCAGACTTCGCTCCTCCGTCCGGCCAGGCCAGGGGTGGGTTTCTTTTGCGGCCAGTCTGGCTGAGAAG
This Paroedura picta isolate Pp20150507F chromosome 11, Ppicta_v3.0, whole genome shotgun sequence DNA region includes the following protein-coding sequences:
- the LOC143820972 gene encoding D-serine dehydratase-like isoform X1 gives rise to the protein MRASPDTVGDTCPGCSGALGPRLPACLPGAGPWAPLPSWTLRGGGPPCLALPWGLPEESGEMQVGQRVEDLPTPAFTVDLDVVKKNAQEMVQRFRALGVNMRPHMKTHKTLEGGDLMTGGSRRRIVVSTLAEARFFADGGFDDILYAYPLPFDKVGECAALAERLESFHVLVDSHEALTLLKRRPLPGGKRWKVWLKIDCENGRAGLRHTDPAALKLARAIAEEPTELAGVYAHCGNSYHCQGVPEIQSVARATTERVLEFMQKLQEEGVPCPVASIGSTPSCSHPVPEMAALHEVHPGNYIFYDVQQMGIGSCQLKDVAVRVLTRVIGHYPHRNQLLVDCGWTGLSLHSLGQLPTGFALVEGHPNLKLVGMTQEHGRIELVTGELDWAQFPLGSLLALIPYHACATAAMHPAYYVHVKGQVVATWKPVRGW
- the LOC143820972 gene encoding D-serine dehydratase-like isoform X2, which encodes MQVGQRVEDLPTPAFTVDLDVVKKNAQEMVQRFRALGVNMRPHMKTHKTLEGGDLMTGGSRRRIVVSTLAEARFFADGGFDDILYAYPLPFDKVGECAALAERLESFHVLVDSHEALTLLKRRPLPGGKRWKVWLKIDCENGRAGLRHTDPAALKLARAIAEEPTELAGVYAHCGNSYHCQGVPEIQSVARATTERVLEFMQKLQEEGVPCPVASIGSTPSCSHPVPEMAALHEVHPGNYIFYDVQQMGIGSCQLKDVAVRVLTRVIGHYPHRNQLLVDCGWTGLSLHSLGQLPTGFALVEGHPNLKLVGMTQEHGRIELVTGELDWAQFPLGSLLALIPYHACATAAMHPAYYVHVKGQVVATWKPVRGW